A window of the Egibacter rhizosphaerae genome harbors these coding sequences:
- a CDS encoding sulfotransferase, with translation MAAPDPRQLPTFVIIGAMKSGTQSLHHYLGAHPDVFVTQPKEPNFFNLNEPSEQALADYGARWFAGGEDAIARGEGSVNYTKRHRQGASAERLARALPHVRLVMLMRDPVDRIRSHYRHGVAAGRIREPIADALAASDNMVLTSLYAWQLEPYLERFPRSQIHLATAERLRAEPDAVVGELCRFVGVDPARAPAVEGERHRSDEKPSPDLFTEPGRFRRARPIDTSGELPRRVARRVRRRLLPDVRRVRELLGDEVDAWRLV, from the coding sequence GTGGCCGCCCCCGATCCCCGGCAGCTGCCGACGTTCGTGATCATCGGCGCGATGAAGAGCGGGACCCAGAGCCTGCACCACTACCTCGGGGCCCATCCGGACGTGTTTGTCACGCAGCCCAAGGAGCCCAACTTCTTCAACCTGAACGAGCCGAGCGAGCAGGCGCTCGCCGACTACGGCGCGCGGTGGTTCGCGGGCGGGGAGGATGCGATCGCCCGCGGCGAGGGCAGCGTGAACTACACCAAGCGCCACCGACAGGGGGCGAGCGCCGAGCGACTCGCCCGAGCGCTGCCGCACGTGCGCCTCGTCATGCTCATGCGCGACCCCGTCGACCGGATCCGCTCGCACTATCGGCACGGCGTCGCCGCCGGGCGCATCCGGGAGCCGATCGCCGACGCGCTCGCGGCGTCGGACAACATGGTCCTCACGAGCCTGTACGCGTGGCAGCTCGAGCCCTACCTGGAGCGGTTCCCGCGGAGCCAGATCCACCTGGCGACCGCTGAGCGGCTGCGCGCCGAACCCGACGCGGTGGTCGGCGAACTCTGCCGGTTCGTCGGGGTCGACCCCGCGCGCGCCCCGGCCGTCGAGGGCGAGCGGCACCGCTCGGACGAGAAGCCGTCACCGGACCTGTTCACCGAGCCCGGGCGGTTCCGACGCGCTCGTCCGATCGACACGTCGGGGGAGCTGCCGCGACGCGTCGCGCGTCGCGTGCGGCGTCGCCTGCTCCCCGACGTGCGCCGCGTTCGGGAGCTGCTCGGCGACGAGGTTGACGCCTGGCGCCTCGTGTAA
- a CDS encoding glycosyltransferase family 2 protein, giving the protein MAEDRRPASATVDGDLVVAAGDDLPRLRTWLGEAALTVTVPPIDLAAADARGKLRAVADGDRLAVLLTAAHARWRQLLAPALHRAGDARVCVLRGLRGAGRVDELVEVAAEAGLEPADARGVTVDGLPGVDLTLRRASDPMAWAGALLAIAGHTTGQTSPERAGPRVAIHGSAGAWVDGLAHAVGVDAAWIDDPAALRRASPDVVLLGPDAPAAPSALEAVDTAVAAGALVLSVGAPSPGWADRVTALVPPGPAPVPFNAIAPAGRDAPIHDVTDDLAADAPTAAATLVRLGAAGTPVVAPDLPDAVAGLLAPPVAELLRHPPAPLLEAEPADAGDPRGAHARREVIRQRHGVRLRRAVLRAHEVGGWWDARAADLGLRRAESTAVSAVCATRRPEFWPHVRAQLTAQTHRPLECVLVLHGPAWEGTEPDTGGLDVPITTVRVDPELPLGAALNRGVAAASGAIVTKIDDDDWYGPDHVADLVAALETGGATLAGKGAEFYYLAGSDLTVQRVNDRYEAPSRLIAGNTLTIRRADLDAVGGFHAVDRTEDRRLVADVQRWGGVVYRTHGFGHVVQRHDRGHTWHVADAELAEGARWIGDGLALATADCAADDRPDAPDAGG; this is encoded by the coding sequence ATGGCTGAGGACCGACGCCCCGCATCGGCGACGGTGGACGGGGACCTCGTCGTCGCGGCCGGTGACGACCTCCCGCGCCTGCGCACGTGGCTGGGCGAGGCCGCACTGACGGTCACCGTCCCTCCGATCGACCTCGCCGCCGCGGACGCGCGGGGCAAGCTGCGCGCGGTGGCCGACGGCGACCGGCTCGCGGTCCTGCTGACCGCCGCACACGCCCGGTGGCGCCAGCTGCTCGCCCCGGCGTTGCACCGTGCCGGCGACGCGCGCGTGTGCGTGCTGCGGGGGCTGCGCGGCGCGGGACGGGTCGACGAGCTCGTCGAGGTCGCCGCCGAGGCGGGGCTGGAACCCGCCGACGCGCGCGGCGTCACGGTCGACGGCCTGCCCGGCGTCGACCTCACGCTGCGCCGCGCGAGCGACCCCATGGCGTGGGCCGGCGCGCTGCTGGCCATCGCCGGACACACCACGGGGCAGACCTCCCCCGAGCGGGCCGGTCCGAGGGTGGCCATCCACGGCAGCGCGGGTGCGTGGGTGGACGGTCTGGCGCACGCGGTGGGGGTCGACGCGGCCTGGATCGACGACCCGGCCGCGCTGCGCCGCGCCTCCCCCGACGTCGTGCTGCTCGGTCCGGATGCGCCCGCTGCGCCATCGGCTCTCGAGGCGGTGGACACCGCCGTCGCCGCCGGCGCCCTCGTGTTGTCGGTGGGCGCGCCGTCGCCCGGCTGGGCCGACCGCGTCACCGCGCTCGTCCCGCCGGGCCCGGCGCCGGTCCCCTTCAACGCGATCGCCCCCGCCGGACGCGACGCACCGATCCACGACGTCACCGACGATCTCGCGGCCGACGCCCCCACCGCGGCCGCGACCCTGGTGCGCCTCGGAGCGGCCGGGACGCCGGTCGTCGCCCCCGACCTGCCGGACGCGGTCGCCGGCCTGCTGGCGCCGCCCGTCGCGGAGCTGCTCCGCCACCCGCCGGCGCCGCTGCTCGAGGCGGAGCCCGCGGACGCCGGCGACCCGCGCGGGGCGCACGCACGGCGCGAGGTCATCCGCCAGCGCCACGGCGTTCGCCTGCGTCGCGCCGTCCTCCGCGCCCACGAGGTCGGCGGCTGGTGGGACGCCCGCGCGGCCGACCTGGGGCTGCGCCGCGCCGAGTCCACCGCGGTCTCGGCGGTCTGCGCGACGCGCCGCCCCGAGTTCTGGCCGCACGTGCGCGCCCAGCTCACCGCGCAGACCCACCGGCCGCTCGAGTGCGTCCTCGTGCTCCACGGTCCGGCGTGGGAGGGAACCGAGCCCGACACCGGGGGGCTCGACGTCCCGATCACGACCGTTCGGGTCGACCCCGAGCTCCCGCTGGGCGCTGCCCTGAACCGGGGCGTCGCCGCCGCGAGCGGCGCGATCGTCACCAAGATCGACGACGACGACTGGTACGGACCCGACCACGTCGCCGACCTCGTCGCCGCGCTCGAGACGGGCGGCGCGACGCTGGCCGGCAAGGGCGCCGAGTTCTACTACCTCGCGGGCTCGGACCTCACGGTCCAGCGGGTGAACGACCGCTACGAGGCGCCGAGCCGCCTCATCGCCGGCAACACGCTCACGATCCGTCGCGCGGACCTCGACGCGGTCGGCGGCTTCCATGCCGTGGACCGCACCGAGGACCGCCGACTCGTCGCGGACGTGCAGCGCTGGGGCGGGGTCGTCTACCGGACGCACGGGTTCGGCCACGTCGTGCAGCGCCACGACCGAGGCCACACCTGGCACGTCGCGGACGCCGAGCTCGCCGAAGGTGCCCGCTGGATCGGCGACGGGCTCGCGCTCGCGACCGCCGACTGCGCCGCCGACGACAGGCCCGACGCGCCCGACGCCGGGGGGTGA
- a CDS encoding glycosyltransferase → MQAPQAYDAPPTACALGELLPRGPWRVVATSAASAQRLCAAIEEVEAAIGLDDPGWRARLRAVPATTGVLVFAGGGRTAATLDVLRLLRAHRAPVVLLPPPEPFGGTPDEPSSGPFGRAPDEPSPGPASGSEASLARMAGAPGPAGADQGHAVRIDLGGRVVAGFVRAPQPQPYAWAVDAVSRAARLAPQAPRLAAVGPAARAAARGWSRVVDRDADPRWAPDWGDRGWRRPDAVLLDDGHPDPALRAGTEHAAHSAAIPLLRIDERDEPVTFDPDRDRVAYRPASRPGRVTVWAGQPLPGGAEDWEALSVLAAGASDRAIAATVVQAAARGWIAAVDGDARWRAHVGERTLAALDAANRADLADADVRERASVRLGRVVHDEHHPAAALRARLATAGFEPEHPPAVSVLLATARPEFLDHAVRQVATQRYRPLQVVLVAHGPAAARAATEMDTSPLGDDIDLVVVEAAATEPLGATLNLGARAADGPVLSKMDDDDWYGPDHLADCVGALRTSGAPLAGKSAEFVYLAARDVTVRRAPGSDRFSDAVSGATLTLHRADLHALGGFAPHGRAVDRRLVEAVERTGERPYRTHALQFVVNRHGGHATWTAGTDYFLSRARAQWRGLARVAADLDPDRDPDLGPQRDPERSPQRDPALAPGVDGRPGADRDADPGPGPARAATGSPHDG, encoded by the coding sequence ATGCAAGCGCCGCAAGCCTACGACGCGCCACCGACCGCCTGCGCCCTCGGCGAACTGTTGCCCCGCGGGCCCTGGCGTGTCGTCGCGACGTCCGCGGCCTCCGCGCAGCGGCTGTGCGCGGCGATCGAGGAGGTCGAGGCGGCCATCGGCCTCGACGACCCGGGATGGCGGGCCCGGTTGCGGGCCGTCCCCGCCACCACCGGCGTGCTCGTGTTCGCCGGGGGAGGCCGTACTGCCGCCACGCTGGACGTGCTGCGGCTCCTGCGCGCGCACCGCGCCCCGGTGGTGCTGCTCCCCCCGCCCGAGCCGTTCGGCGGGACGCCTGACGAGCCCTCCTCTGGCCCGTTCGGCCGGGCGCCCGACGAGCCCTCCCCCGGCCCGGCGTCCGGGTCGGAGGCCTCACTGGCCCGGATGGCGGGCGCCCCCGGGCCCGCCGGGGCCGATCAGGGCCACGCGGTGCGGATCGACCTGGGTGGGCGGGTGGTCGCGGGGTTCGTGCGGGCGCCGCAGCCGCAGCCGTACGCGTGGGCGGTCGACGCGGTGTCGCGGGCCGCGCGCCTGGCCCCGCAGGCGCCGCGTCTCGCGGCGGTGGGACCGGCGGCACGGGCGGCCGCGCGCGGCTGGTCGCGCGTGGTCGACCGGGACGCCGATCCCCGGTGGGCGCCCGACTGGGGCGATCGGGGGTGGCGCCGACCGGACGCCGTGCTGCTCGACGACGGCCACCCCGACCCGGCCCTGAGGGCCGGGACCGAGCACGCCGCCCACTCCGCGGCGATCCCCCTCCTGCGGATCGACGAGCGGGACGAGCCCGTGACGTTCGACCCCGACCGTGACCGGGTAGCGTACCGACCCGCCTCCCGTCCCGGCCGCGTCACCGTCTGGGCAGGGCAGCCCCTGCCCGGGGGGGCCGAGGACTGGGAGGCGCTGTCGGTGCTGGCCGCCGGCGCGTCCGACCGCGCGATCGCGGCGACCGTCGTGCAGGCCGCCGCGCGCGGGTGGATCGCCGCGGTCGACGGGGACGCGCGGTGGCGGGCGCACGTCGGCGAGCGCACCCTCGCCGCGTTGGATGCCGCCAACCGTGCCGATCTCGCGGACGCCGACGTCCGCGAGCGAGCCAGCGTGCGGTTGGGCCGCGTCGTGCACGACGAGCACCACCCGGCGGCCGCGCTGCGTGCGCGGCTCGCGACCGCGGGCTTCGAGCCCGAGCACCCACCGGCGGTCAGCGTGCTGCTCGCCACCGCGCGCCCGGAGTTCCTGGACCACGCCGTCCGCCAGGTGGCGACCCAGCGGTACCGGCCCTTGCAGGTCGTGCTCGTCGCCCACGGGCCGGCCGCGGCGCGGGCCGCCACCGAGATGGACACGTCGCCACTCGGTGACGACATCGACCTCGTCGTCGTCGAGGCCGCCGCCACCGAGCCGCTCGGCGCGACGCTCAACCTCGGGGCACGAGCCGCGGACGGGCCGGTCCTGTCGAAGATGGACGACGACGACTGGTACGGCCCCGACCACCTCGCCGACTGCGTCGGGGCGCTGCGGACGAGCGGGGCGCCGCTGGCGGGCAAGTCCGCGGAGTTCGTCTACCTGGCGGCCCGCGACGTGACCGTGCGCCGCGCGCCGGGCAGCGACCGTTTCAGCGACGCGGTCAGCGGTGCCACGCTGACGCTGCACCGGGCGGATCTGCATGCGCTCGGTGGCTTCGCCCCGCACGGGCGGGCGGTCGACCGACGCCTCGTCGAGGCCGTCGAGCGGACCGGCGAGCGGCCCTACCGGACCCACGCGCTGCAGTTCGTCGTCAACCGCCACGGCGGGCATGCGACCTGGACCGCGGGCACCGACTACTTCCTCTCGCGTGCACGGGCCCAGTGGCGCGGGCTCGCGCGGGTGGCCGCCGACCTCGACCCTGACCGCGATCCCGACCTCGGCCCCCAGCGGGACCCCGAGCGCTCCCCCCAGCGGGATCCCGCCCTCGCCCCGGGGGTCGATGGTCGACCGGGAGCCGACCGCGACGCCGACCCGGGACCCGGTCCAGCCCGGGCCGCGACGGGGAGTCCGCACGATGGCTGA
- a CDS encoding glycosyltransferase family 2 protein: MSGSTAAAGAESPVRGRPPAAAVKDNDWRALPVPTPDQGEGEGAGPGEGQDATTVSVVIPARGDGGALALTLAALEAQRYPAELLEVLLVDDGSDPPLEVPREELPVRLLRQEREGFGAGRARNLGARHARGEVLLFLDADMVAEPDLVAAHVRWHRAARDAVVIGPRWFAPLREQAGDALSADALAQGRITELAADVPTEGEPWWVEFVERTDELTVARGDLHAAVISCNLSLRADYFHALGGFTAFGRRGIEDTELGWRAYADGALLVPDRSAGAWHVDAGSHLMSGEAADTKRRRLPLLWHHVPAGSARPRDAARRFLVPRVVVEVDGRGHPFEEVVDCVDGILAGRLRDVAVVVDLADDEEGRLVREALEPDDRVALDGDGPPAPVRWRLPSPVPVGPDAVAELSEPLERGQVGIVRVAVPVDTGEDAPEVVAIGWRRRAWCRAERVVADRGGDPGDEEALTEVIEELFGGRWAGGSAHGFGAQASPSGGGASPSGAGAAPSGARAASGAQLRALSQAQREEERVRDLLAKARAERDELAGRVDELAEQLTRAQNRKVVRAANRVGAVRRDVRRRAKGGGRAS; the protein is encoded by the coding sequence GTGTCCGGGTCCACGGCGGCAGCGGGGGCCGAGAGCCCCGTGCGCGGGCGGCCGCCGGCAGCGGCGGTCAAGGATAACGACTGGCGGGCACTGCCGGTCCCGACACCCGACCAGGGCGAGGGCGAGGGCGCCGGCCCGGGAGAGGGGCAGGACGCCACCACCGTCTCGGTCGTCATCCCCGCCCGCGGCGACGGTGGTGCGCTCGCGCTGACGCTCGCGGCGCTCGAGGCCCAGCGCTACCCGGCCGAGCTGCTCGAGGTCCTGCTCGTCGACGACGGCAGCGACCCGCCCCTCGAGGTGCCCCGTGAGGAGCTGCCCGTCCGCCTGCTGCGACAGGAACGCGAAGGGTTCGGGGCCGGGCGAGCCCGCAACCTCGGAGCCCGTCACGCCCGCGGCGAGGTGCTGTTGTTCCTCGACGCGGACATGGTGGCCGAGCCCGACCTCGTCGCCGCGCACGTGCGCTGGCACCGGGCCGCGCGCGACGCCGTCGTGATCGGCCCGCGGTGGTTCGCGCCGCTGCGGGAGCAGGCCGGCGACGCGCTCAGCGCCGACGCGTTGGCGCAGGGCCGGATCACCGAGCTCGCCGCGGACGTACCCACCGAGGGGGAGCCCTGGTGGGTCGAGTTCGTCGAGCGCACCGACGAGCTCACTGTCGCGCGCGGCGATCTGCATGCGGCGGTGATCAGCTGCAACCTCTCGCTGCGAGCCGACTACTTCCACGCGCTGGGCGGGTTCACCGCGTTCGGGCGGCGCGGGATCGAGGACACCGAGCTGGGGTGGCGCGCGTACGCGGACGGGGCGCTCTTGGTACCCGACCGCAGCGCGGGCGCCTGGCACGTCGACGCGGGCAGCCACCTGATGTCCGGCGAGGCGGCGGACACGAAGCGACGCCGGCTGCCGTTGCTCTGGCACCACGTCCCCGCGGGGTCGGCGCGCCCCCGGGATGCCGCGCGCCGGTTCCTCGTGCCCCGCGTCGTCGTCGAGGTCGACGGGCGCGGGCATCCGTTCGAGGAGGTCGTGGACTGTGTCGACGGGATCCTCGCCGGTCGGCTGCGCGATGTCGCGGTCGTCGTCGATCTCGCGGACGACGAGGAGGGCCGCCTCGTTCGGGAGGCCCTCGAGCCCGACGACCGCGTCGCGCTCGACGGCGACGGGCCGCCGGCGCCGGTGCGCTGGCGCCTGCCGTCCCCCGTGCCGGTCGGCCCCGACGCGGTCGCGGAGCTCAGCGAGCCGCTGGAACGCGGGCAGGTCGGCATCGTGCGGGTCGCGGTGCCGGTCGACACCGGCGAGGACGCCCCGGAGGTCGTCGCGATCGGATGGCGGCGGCGCGCGTGGTGCCGCGCCGAGCGGGTCGTGGCCGACCGTGGGGGCGACCCGGGCGACGAGGAGGCGCTCACCGAGGTGATCGAGGAGCTGTTCGGCGGTCGGTGGGCGGGGGGTTCCGCGCACGGGTTCGGGGCGCAGGCGTCTCCGTCGGGCGGGGGTGCGTCTCCGTCGGGTGCTGGGGCGGCTCCTTCGGGCGCGCGTGCGGCCAGCGGGGCCCAGCTGCGTGCGCTCTCGCAGGCGCAGCGGGAGGAGGAGCGCGTGCGGGACCTGCTCGCGAAGGCTCGCGCCGAGCGGGACGAACTCGCTGGCCGGGTCGACGAGCTGGCCGAGCAGCTGACGCGGGCCCAGAACCGCAAGGTGGTCCGGGCCGCCAACCGGGTCGGCGCGGTCCGGCGGGACGTGCGCCGCCGTGCGAAGGGTGGGGGCCGCGCCTCGTGA
- a CDS encoding glycosyltransferase, with the protein MSEAPPVVPDNRWDLLDPPDPGPWDPDVDVSLVVPCRDGHDALARTLATVAAQRYPAHRLEVIVADDGSNPPLAPAEPEPFPLRVVEVDPPPAGTRRFGAGAARNAGAAAAEGDVVLFCDADILLDPSHVAAHARWHAVSGDAVTMAPLRFVETDASPAALTEAARAGRLAQLLEARGASEHTWIVRHVERSEGLTRTRPDLFRVVVAANLGVGRALLDEVGGFTAFGVRGIEDTEIGYRLWSAGGLLVRDPTARAWHQGARTLTGPERERALAERAPLQAAWLPEGGFREDGIGGHPRPRTVVEIGPGGPADVAACVRAVLASTDGDLAICVPDPADADLDDDPRVEPGSTAAEAHPWSPLRWDVPAGARPTPAALSSLRCRLDEHGLGALHALLPRTGELAHLRRARAMRRAARGAGTRASGLARPEDLDPIVGELFGERWVAGEDVGVVPEGVAPREEPVRVHRSRRELAVAGARAIGRIRRPHDVRKIVIAARRALGQ; encoded by the coding sequence ATGAGCGAGGCGCCGCCCGTGGTCCCCGACAACCGCTGGGACCTGCTCGACCCGCCTGATCCCGGGCCTTGGGACCCCGACGTCGACGTGTCGCTGGTGGTGCCGTGTCGCGACGGACACGACGCGCTCGCGCGGACCCTCGCGACCGTCGCCGCGCAGCGGTATCCCGCGCATCGGCTCGAGGTGATCGTCGCGGACGACGGCAGCAACCCCCCGCTCGCTCCGGCCGAGCCCGAGCCCTTCCCGCTGCGCGTGGTCGAGGTCGACCCCCCGCCGGCCGGTACGCGCCGGTTCGGCGCCGGCGCCGCCCGCAACGCGGGCGCCGCCGCGGCCGAGGGCGACGTCGTGTTGTTCTGCGACGCGGACATCCTGCTCGACCCGAGCCATGTGGCCGCGCACGCCCGCTGGCACGCGGTCTCGGGCGATGCGGTCACGATGGCACCGCTGCGGTTCGTCGAGACGGACGCGTCGCCAGCGGCACTGACCGAGGCCGCGCGCGCCGGACGCCTGGCGCAGCTGCTCGAGGCCCGCGGCGCGAGCGAGCACACGTGGATCGTGCGGCACGTCGAACGCTCGGAGGGCCTCACGCGCACCCGGCCGGACCTGTTCCGCGTGGTGGTCGCCGCGAATCTGGGAGTGGGTCGAGCGCTGCTCGACGAGGTGGGCGGGTTCACGGCCTTCGGGGTCCGCGGCATCGAGGACACCGAGATCGGCTATCGGCTGTGGAGCGCCGGGGGGCTGCTCGTGCGCGACCCCACCGCCCGTGCGTGGCATCAGGGGGCGCGCACGCTCACCGGGCCGGAGCGGGAGCGCGCCCTCGCCGAGCGCGCACCGCTGCAGGCGGCATGGCTGCCCGAAGGCGGGTTTCGCGAGGACGGGATCGGCGGCCATCCCAGGCCGCGCACCGTGGTCGAGATCGGCCCCGGTGGCCCCGCCGACGTGGCCGCCTGCGTACGCGCGGTCCTGGCCTCCACCGACGGGGACCTCGCCATCTGCGTCCCCGACCCCGCTGACGCGGACCTCGACGACGACCCCCGCGTGGAGCCCGGCTCGACCGCGGCCGAGGCCCATCCCTGGAGCCCGCTGCGCTGGGACGTGCCCGCGGGCGCGCGGCCCACGCCAGCCGCGCTGTCGTCGCTGCGATGTCGCCTCGACGAGCACGGGCTCGGGGCGCTGCACGCGCTGCTGCCGCGCACCGGCGAGCTGGCCCACCTCCGCCGCGCGCGGGCGATGCGCCGGGCCGCGCGGGGCGCTGGCACGAGGGCGTCCGGGCTCGCCCGCCCCGAGGATCTCGACCCGATCGTCGGGGAGCTGTTCGGGGAGCGCTGGGTGGCCGGGGAGGACGTCGGCGTCGTCCCCGAGGGCGTCGCACCACGGGAGGAACCGGTGCGAGTCCACCGGTCGCGACGCGAGCTGGCCGTCGCCGGCGCGCGGGCGATCGGCCGGATCCGCCGCCCTCACGACGTGCGCAAGATCGTGATCGCCGCTCGGCGTGCGCTGGGTCAGTGA